Genomic segment of Malus domestica chromosome 15, GDT2T_hap1:
ttaaataaaaatgttaatttgCTATATTTTAGCATATGTTACCACATTACTCATGAGAAGTGTGCATGCCCGTCTTAAGAGGCTCAATTTTATTCAATCTGTtcataattgtattttttaaattccacTTATATCATGAGCTAGaaataataatttcatttattgtcAATGCAAAAAGGGTTGTAATTCAAGTgattacaaatatttttttgtttgcatATGAGGTTCGAAGTTCAATTCTCCAATCTCGTATTATGTATgaaaaaacaaacatacaacttCTCACATGAAATATACAGAATAAATAGAAAAATGcatcttttttttattcatacAACGGTAACCTTATGATTTTATTATCCCTGTTTAGTTGGTTGTCtcatatttgtatttgattcaAAAAAATATGAACTTGCTAACTACATATCGGTTTCATGTCGTCTAAAAAAATCATTACTCCACTCTCGAACTATCACTTTCAAATCTTCATTTGTACATCTTATTTTGTTATTAAGATTTAAATCAAATTAGTAATACGTTAATATAACATATCGAGCTAATTAAGAAGTGAGCATTATAAGACCGTGTGTGGCTGCCTCTCTTGAGGTCATTTATCTCATACGACCTCACCGGCAAGAATACTAGTGTACCAAACAAACATTAATAAATGGCATGTGCTTTGGCCTCAGTGCCTCACCAAATAGTATAAGGTCAAATATGTCATTAACACATAAAACATTCCCCACTTATTGTCAAATTCCATTCACTATGGTTAATTGTTTAACAAACTTCATTTCCATTTCTAAAAGACAAAATTGTACATTCCTTAGTTAATCGAGTCAGTTGGTCGAAACAACGCGACCATTTCTTTTCACATACATTTGAATTGGCTCCTACAAAGTTAGAGTACTTAACGTCACGTTCGAGATTgttttctgtaaaaaaaaaaaaaaaaaaagcgctTATGCTCATAcgtatttcattaaaaaaaaaatagaatataatTTTACGACTCAGAAACACTTTTAAATTTTTCtatcaaacagaaacaaagataCTTTTGATTGTCAGAAAACGCCATCCCTTTCGAACGTAATCTCAAACATTCCCAAGAATACCACTTTTTTAACGTGAACTTGGATTTCAAACATGTATTCAAATGTGCGAGGATACAAGGGTGTCGTGGGCATGCATGCTTCGCAACAACCAAGGTTGAACGAAACCATGTGACCTTAAAACAGCTTTTGTCTTCAGGTTCAAATCCGCCACAACACATACAGATTCGGATCACATGTCGACATATGCACTTCACCCccttacaaaaaacaaaagaactcAAGCCTAAACACGTCATTTCACAGGCCGCGCGAAGATAGTCAAAAATTCGAATGGCAAACTCGTTATATTCGGTAAACCTAAGGGCAACTTTGGACGCTGACATGCATATAAacccttcctctctccctcttttcctTCCACTCAGCATTGCTCACCAGCTTACACCTCAAAAATTTGCAGAAAGAGTTTGAATTTGATTGATCAAAATTATGAGAGGGGTAGCCGTTTTGTTGTCGGTGCTGTTGTTTGCCACTTGCCACTCAGCCTTCTCCCTCATCGATGGTAAAGCTTTTTATATCacactaattaattaacacaaataatattttcattttattatttattcaaGCATTTTTATTTGGTCCTTTTCAGTTCTTCATCTTGCTCCTTAGGTATTTGGCCGTTATGCTTCATACTTTACTTCAGGTTGCCGTATATCTTGCTAGTATAGTTGATGAAATAGGAGTAGTATTTCTTGAAATTTGGTCGAAATTAAAATTTCGTAAGTATTGATCTCCGAACTTGTTACAAAATGAagcaaatggttttttttttataaaaattctcttcaaaataaatgagttTTAAGAACAAATAAGCGACGAAAATTCTAATAGGTTATTTAAAATGATCGTTACTTCACATTGTGATGCATTTAGAGACAAGTACTCACAGATTATTACTTCCAGCGATCAAAGCTTCAATTGGCCTAAATTCAGGGACTACTACACAAATTTTATTAGTATATCACCTTTTACTAGCTTAATTTGTCAAGGTTATGTATGAAGTTTGTGTGAAAAAGACCAAAATAGCCTCATACTTAAGCATAGGTTCATCTCTTGGATACATGGGTGGAGGGTCTTCTTCGTCTACTCATGGTCATAGAGGAAGAAGGGTGACCGGAATTGAGGTTTCTGTTCACCTAAGTTTTTTCTAGTTTTCGAAAATTTTGAATTCCTTGAGGGGTAAATTTGTCATTTAGGTCTCACCAATCTCTTCTTattttctgagttgtaactgcATCTTTTGCCTTATCCAAAGGTTTTTTTTAAtggataatgttagagagattaaatttgaagattaaatttacaaattaaaatatGTACTAAGTACGTTTATCAAAATATACCaatatcttttaatttttaaaatttattcttTAAATTAAGTCTCCTGGTTTTATCTTTTTGGATTTCCATTTCCTTATCCCTTCAGATCTTTTAGAGTAAATGTTTGGACGGTTGTGATTAATATTATTCTGTGGCGGTACCAATCTATTTACTAGCTTCGCAGAGTGTCAGAAACCTCACATGGGTgcctaaatttattttgaaaatcTGAATGATAACTACTGGTCATTATATAAGTAAATTTAATGAAGAAAAAATTTcagttaattttttaacataaacATTTCACAActatataataacacgtggcATCCCTTATCTTTCGACATATTTAAAAATCTCTTTACAAGCGCACCAAAATCCAATCCACTACATTTGTATAACATCAAATTTATTACCATTTACAGTAAAAAGGCCAATTCATTTTCAACCATGCATAACTTGGTCTAGAATTACAATTATTGTTTAGTTAATTATCATCTCATAAGATAAAGCAAACATCTGAATTAAAAATGTTTGTAACTGAATTGGTTAAGAGTATTTCTTCTTGTGGTCGACTTTTTCGAGTtcaattgtcataattttgtgCCCAACAAGATTTTCTACGTTCGTTTGATTATAGTTTTATCGCATAGTTTCATGTACACGCATTACTCATTACTTATATGTCACATGGACCACATTCTTGTACTACGTTTTATGTTTGTTCGCTGAGAAGTAGGCCATGCCTACTTACTTTTACACGCCAATTGCAGTTTAACATGTGTATatgccttttttattttgtatttttattgaattaattctGCATATCTGTCGTGCTGTTATTAATGATTATTGCGATAAAAAATTATTCCTTTCCTAAAACAATGTCATACACTAATGCAGGTTACTTAGAAAATGGCAATTTTGAGCTACCCCCTAAGCCCTCAGACATAAAGGGTTCAGAAGTGATCGGCCGATATGCCATACCAAAGTGGGAGATTTCTGGGTTTGTGGAATACATTAAGTCAGGCCAAAAGCAAGGGGACATGTTGCTGGTTGTCCCCGAGGGAGCCTACGCAGTTAGGCTCGGAAATGAGGCCTCGATTAAGCAGAGCATTAAAGTGACTAAGGGGTTGTACTACTCAATCACTTTTAGTGCAGCGAGGACTTGTGCTCAAGAGGAACGTTTGAACGTTTCTGTGGCACCGGACTCCGGAGTGCTGCCTATCCAAACAGTGTATAGCAGCAACGGGTGGGATTCATATGCTTGGGCGTTTCAGGCGGATTATGAAACAGTTGAGCTTGTTTTGCATAACCCCGGAGTCGAGGAGGATCCGGCTTGCGGGCCTCTGATCGATTCGGTCGCCATCCGAACTTTGTACCCTCCTCGAGCAACCAACAGTAAGTTCTCTTATCAGATAcctaacatgttatatttgaATTGACAGTATGATAATATAACACGAgcatattttgaatttgatacTATAATTGCTTAATATAGGTGACCTAGTTACATGCAATGAGATATTCTGATGTCTGTCTTAAGGTAAAAATGGGGTCCTCCTATAAGGAAGGACCACACATTTTGTATAGCTGTATGGAGCAATTGTTTCACCTCCATCAGAAAAGCTAAATAATTCAGGGCTGTGGGTGCAATTATTAGATGGCAAATGTCCTTTTTGGGTCCCTCTGCCTAGGTTTTTGACATGCGTGACATCAATAGTAAAAGTTTTAATACCACAGAAACTATAGTGGTTCCTTGAGGGGAgaacaaatatatcaatttaggTAAATCTTTGCTATTCTCGATAATTCCATAGATCTCATATTTCCGTTTAATTTCTCAGTCATCCCCCATAGACAATGCTCCTTTATTAGTTGGCTCTAATCATGACTCTGAGGCTATAAGTTGAGAAAAACTTGTGTACAAGCACTCTATCGATCATGTCATTTGTAGGACAACTTTCACAAAAGTATGAAATTTTATAGTTTGGTCTCACTTGACCGTATATCTCATTCATTTCGGATGAAAGTTGTGCTAATTAGGCAACACTATCATAGTTTCCGTTGTATAAATTGAGGCCGGTAATTTAAACTTCATAAAAACATGAATGGTGAGTTCACATGGATTGTTTATTTGTACGAGTCTCACAATAAAGTGTACACATACATGCATCAATTGTTGGTGTTGAAAGCAAATCTCATCAATATAGGCTCGTGCAGTGCCTAATTTTTAGGCCACATTGTCTTGGACATCACAGCTTGCCATGACCTTCTTTCCCATTCTGTATTAAAATTGTAGGGTATATCATGTCTCTCCCCTTCGTACATTGATGCATGCATAATTGAAGTGTACCAAATTGAAACTTTAGGGTAACACTCTATTGTCGGACTTACTGAAAACTTAGGGTAACGTTTTGTTGTTAGAATGTTACCATATTGTAAATTTATGTTATAGGTACATTACATGTAAAATCAACTTGATCAATGATCTAGATTTACGTCGATAATTGCCTAATTATATACCCTAATGCAGAGAACTTGTTAAAAAACGCTGGATTTGAAGAAGGACCATACGTGTTCCCCAACACATCTTGGGGAGTCTTGATCCCACCAAACATAGAAGATGATCACTCCCCGTTACCAGGCTGGATGGTGGAGTCCCTCAAAGCAGTGAAGTACATAGACTCAGACCACTTCTCAGTCCCAGAAGGCAAAAGAGCGGTCGAACTTGTGGCCGGAAAAGAAAGCGCGATCGCCCAAGTCGTTCGAACCATCCCCGGCAAGACCTATGTGCTCTCATTCTCCGTAGGAGATGCAAGCAACTCATGCGAAGGCTCCATGATTGTGGAGGCATTTGCAGACAAGAACACGGTGAAAGTGCCTTACGAGTCCAAAGGCAAAGGCGGGTTCAAGCGGGCGGTGCTCAAATTCGTGGCGGCTTCGACCcggacacgtgtcatgtttctAAGCACATATTACACCATGAGGAGTGATGACTTCTCTTCTCTGTGTGGACCTGTGGTTGATGACGTGAAGCTGTTGAGCCTTCGGAAACCCTAGACAGTGAGGGCAAATTTGGTAAATGCAAATTGGCTTGGAGCTAGGGTTTGAATTCAGTTTATGAACGTGAGGAAATGAGACCGTATATTTATGATATACAATGAGGTCGCTTAATTTGGGTTATGttatgaagatgatgatgaacTTTTGGTTCATTTTATGAGTGCTTTTTAAAGAAGAGAAGAGGCGGGATTAGTGTGAGTTTaaacatatatgtatgtatactaATGGGGAATAATAGTGTATAATAATAGTTTGATTTTTATCAATGGTTATGTACTTTCATGAGCAAAATAAATGGGAATACATGATATTAGTTATTTCCAAAACAAAAAGGACTTAAAATCATTGCAGAAAATTGCAAGTGATAGATTGTCCTCGTAAATAGCTTATTCATCTTTGATCCATTCAACGTCATTGCGTTTCGAATAAACCCTTCTCGTCGTGTAGTTTAGATGATAATATCATTTATAATAAAGAAACCATTTTAGAGAGCATGTTTCTTAACTGTTTTGTGCTTCGTCAAGGTGATTTGCTAGGCTTTGGTGAGTCCAAAAGGCACCATAATTGGGGAGGAGTTGGTTTGATACCTGTTCCTTCTCATTCTTATTCATGACTTCCTTGAGTAAACATGCCAAAAGCTTAACTTCCTATAATCTTAATTCTTTGCGTTATATCGTGATGCATAAGATCTCAAACAGTTGAAAATTAATGTAAGTGACGCAATTAGACCATATAAGGAAAATTTGACATTCGTCAGAATGTGAACATCCAACTTAAAATCAACTGACAATAAAAGAGAAACCCAAATTATACAAACTATTTACGCAAAGCTTTCTTTTCAACGTGAGAAAACTTTCAATGCCCTCTAACAACATCataagaaaaatatcactagatcAAATCCACATGTCAAATGCATCAACTCATGAATCTATGCCAGAAACCAGAAAAAAAAGTGAACAAATAAATGAGAGTTCGAAAGCATTTTTAATGATAAAAACGGCTTACGCCAGCCCAAAGCCCAAGCCCAAGAGCCCGACTAAATCTTTCAAACCGGGTCCGACGAAACCAGGCACAGTCCAAAACGTCAAACCGACTCTGCTACGTGTCAATCAAGATCATCCCTGCTGTCACAATCGGACGGCCCACATCCCTGCGTCACATTGAAGCTAACATAATGAAGTGCTACGGTCTCTGAAAAGACTGTGACTACGTAAACCCTAAACAAATCTCAACTcgttccctctctctctcccactcGCCCTGCTCTCCGCGCCACTCACAGCGTTAGACTCAAATGGTAAGTCCTCGCTTTTTTTTCTCGGGAAGATTTCTGTCCGATTCTTTTGATCTTTGTGTTTTCTGTTTGGCTGCTGAGAAAACCGATTTTTTACtaatttgtttgaaatttttgggtgaaATTTTGCAGGCTTTGCCAAATCAGCAGACCGTGGATTACCCGAGCTTCAAGCTCGTCATCGTCGGCGATGGTGGAACAGGTATGCCCTTCATTTTCTCTTCCGATTCATGATCTGTTTGGTTTCTCAGAAAACTTTcgttttctgaatttttttttggacaaaatggATTGGTTTCTGAGCTCAGATGAGCCAGATGCGAACTTTGTGGCTTGGAAAATATGGAGTTTGATTTTTAAATTTGGTtaaagattttaattttttgagtaGTTGTAGCGAAATGGTAAATGTGAAGTTTGGATTTTTTAGTGATTATATAGTTGTAGGGTGATTCCTCTTGATATTGATCACATTATTGCAAATCGATAATAGCAGTGGAAATGAACTAAGAGTACATCTAAACCTCTTGCTTCTCTAGAAATTGTTTACTGGGGTTTCGGTTCTTGAACTTTGTTATAATGATTCAAATGCAAATGCGGCTTAAATATTATGTTTGGTGGTTTGATACTGTCTCGGTGTAATAAGGTTTTTGTTATTTGTGATTgtggacattttctttttcaaactgTGGTTTAAGTTTGTAACTATGACAATATGGATTGAGTAGTTTGTTTGTAATTGTGGTTTTTCCCTAATTGAAACTTTTCTGGCGATGCAGGAAAGACAACCTTTGTGAAGAGACATCTTACTGGTGAATTTGAGAAGAAATATGAACGTAAGTATCTTGCGTACCACTTTTCCCTTTTGAGTTGGTCTTTTCTTTTTTGACTGTTCCCTTGCCATTCTGTGATCTATGTAACTCATTCACATTCTTGTTTAATGGACAGCAACTATTGGTGTGGAGGTTCATCCATTGGACTTTTTCACCAACTGTGGAAAAATTCGATTCTACTGCTGGGATACAGCCGGGCAGGAGAAGTTTGGAGGTCTCAGAGATGGATACTAGTGAgtattttttagatttttttaaatttctggCTGAAGTTTGTTATCAAGcttgtttgcttttgttttttggctGTGTTTTGAGTACAAGTATTCTGCTTTCTAAATTCTTATCAGCATTAATTGTTACTCGAGATTTGGTTTGTTGGATTTGCCAAGTCTAAAGTTGGTGCTTATTCTTGTATAGTGCTAATTCAATGTTGTTTTTTTAGTCGAATGATTACATGCTTCATTGAGATGTGGTATGCAAATCGTGATGACGAAACCTTTGTTTTATTGATTATGATGCTTTATACTCTATGCATTCATGTCATTATCTGTAGTTTTTGTTCCTGGTGGATGCATGAACATTTTGTAGTTATTAGTCACCATGCATGTTTGATTGTTATCCCCCAAAATGTGACATTTTCTTACTGGGGTTTTGAATTACATTGTTGTACAGCATCCATGGGCAATGCGCTATAATCATGTTTGATGTTACTGCTCGGTTGACATACAAGAATGTCCCTACATGGCACAGGGATCTTTGCAGGTTTGCAtgcaaaattttcattatttgtTATCGCATGGATTTCACCCAATGAGGTTTTGGGTTTGATATTAACTTTTTTTTGGGGTTATCGTGTTTTGAATTCCAGGGTCTGTGAAAACATACCCATTGTTCTTTGTGGAAACAAGGTTGATGTGAAGAACAGGCAGGTCAAGGCAAAGCAAGTTACTTTCCACAGGAAGAAGAATCTGCAGTACTATGAGATATCAGCTAAGAGCAATTATAACTTCGAGAAGCCTTTCTTGTACCTTGCCAGAAAGCTTGCAGGGTAAAATCTTTGAGTTGTAgataaatgtatttttcttgtgACTTTTGGAAGTGCGGTTTAAGTTACTGAAAGTGCGGCTTCTTGTAGGGATCCTAACTTGCATTTTGTTGAATCCCCTGCCTTGGCTCCTCCAGAAGTGCACATTGATCTTGCTGCACAGCAACAGTAAGTCTTATTTCGTAACCAaattctctctcacacacacacacaacccaCACTTGCGCACACACGTCTAATGTAGTGACTAGGAATATAGAGATTTGGAAAAAAGGCTAACGGTTTATGATTGGACTCAACGCATTGGTGTTGGTACTTTTTGATGAGTTGTTGCAAACAGGAGCTTACGTTTGATTTTGTAATTGATAATACAGGCACGAGGCTGAACTTGCTGCAGCTGCTAGTCAGCCCCTTccggatgatgatgatgaagcaTTCGAGTAGATGTGGAAGTTGTCGTCTGGTTGAGAGTTCCCTTATTATTGTTCGTGGTCCTCGGaccatttgttttgttttttttttctcaaactgCTGGTATTGTTGTTTGTAAGTGTTGATTTTCCTGGTCAATTGAGGATGTGAATTGGAGAATGCCAAGTTCTTTTGATGTTGAATTGGCTTCGTATCAGCCATCTTCCGACAATTTGTTCAATCTATATTATGCAATGCCGTTCTATTGCTATGTAGCCAATCTTTTCAGGAAACTTCTGTGGAAGATGCTGTAGGATTCGTAACCGTTTGGTTTAGGCCCAAGAGCCCGAACCAAATGTTAAATAATGGTATGGTTTGGTACAGTTCGGTTTCTATGAGGGATCTTGTCAAATCCAAATTGAACTAATACCGTTATAATCAAGTATAATTTGCCTACTTGGTATGCATATGACACTTTTTTCCATGAGGCAAATGAGTAAGCAATATTTCACGTCAGTCTTTACAGTACAATCTTGCCTGCTTTGGTTGTCTATACCATTGAAGATGCTTTAAGACTTCACACTTacgaaaaaaaaacagaaatatcATTAAACTGTAGTATTAAGTTGCAAAAGAAAGTTTCAACTTACGGTTCAGGGCCTTTGACAAAGTAAAAAGTCCTTCGACAGGCTTTGACGAGGTTTTGATTGGGGTTTGTGCTTCTTAAAACCTGTTTCTAGTAAAAGCATAGCACCTCGAAACAAGACTTAATTCTAGTAAGAGCATATTCAATGGAATAGGCAAATGAGTAACCAAACTCCTTTTCATGAGCTACATAGGTAAAATCAAGCTTCAATGGAGTAGTCAATTGAACAGTCAATTGAATAGGCAAACTTTTCCTACTCCCCAAAAGTAGGCAATGTTGCCTACTTTCACATGTGCAGGCAAAACTAGGGTTAGGGTTCTACCACTATTCTATCGAGGCCTTTTTAGAAGACACCACACCTATGAATAATGAATTGCACATGCAAAGCAACATCTATGAGAATTAGTAAAGCGCCATTGGAGCGACTACGAAGCTTTGAACATTTTTCTGTTTCGAGATTCtcttattttgttgttttagaACTTaggatttttgttgttgttgcataTATTCCTCAAATTGCTGGCATGATTATTCTTCCATCCGTAATGTACGTGTTTCAATATATAGAAGCATCATGTTCTATGGTTAATTAGAATCTTGAACATAAAAACCAAATCATAATTATCTCggaattatttgttttgttcaACTTCTGTAAACCAGAGGATTCTTCCATCCGTAATGTACGTGTTTCAAATTGCTGACATTGTATATTGCATCTCCTTTGCCGTTGTATTTGACACTTACGCAATGTTCCTTTTCTGGACTTTCAGTATCAAGGACAGTGTGCCATACGCACAAAAATGTTCCCACATGGCGCCGTGATATCTGCAGGTTTGTTACTTGAGATTTATTTATCCCCTTTATTAATATTCTGTGTTTCTGGTTTAGTAGTTTCTGGCCAGGAAGCTTGCAGGATAATTTCTGCATCATTTATTTCAATGaattttcaactttttccttTAGGTTTGGATCGTTTTTCTCTCGGTTTTATTTACCTTCTCGTGGGCTGAAAGCTAATATTCCGTCACTTCCGTTTGTCTCTGCAGAAACACCGAGCTGCATTTTGGTGAATCACCTGCTCTTGCCCCTCCAGAGGTTCAAATTGACATGGCTGTACAGGCAAAGTAAGTGATAGACCCCATTaactgtaaaaataaaaaataaaaaatttcaccgtCTGCTTTCGATAGTACACCAAATTGTTCTTTGCTTTGTGCTTATACTCTGAGTTCTTGATTGGCAAAGTCTTGCTAAGACACCGTTGTGGTGGTGTTTTTTCAGGCATGAACAAGAATTGATAGATGCAGCTACACAAACACAACCACTTCCTGCCGACGACAACGAGCTGTTTTGAGACTTGAGTATTAGTGTGCTTGTTTCTGCATTTTGTAGGCTGTTTGATGTGGTCACCGCTTGTTTAGGTTTCAGGTTTTAGGATAAAAATTGGTGTTGATTTCTAGGAGACAcatttgccatttttttttgtttttgaagtttttcatgTTTGGTTGATATAGATGATGGTGATGAATTTTTTGGGTAAAatactgtttactacccttatgtttcgtggttttcaacatttagtacatcaagtttttttcgtcccagagtcatacctaaagtgttaattttggaacaatcttatacatccgttagtcaaactgttaattctcctgttaagtgatgacgtaaCTCCCATGTAGACAATGAttgggcacca
This window contains:
- the LOC103456170 gene encoding GTP-binding nuclear protein Ran-3-like; this translates as MALPNQQTVDYPSFKLVIVGDGGTGKTTFVKRHLTGEFEKKYEPTIGVEVHPLDFFTNCGKIRFYCWDTAGQEKFGGLRDGYYIHGQCAIIMFDVTARLTYKNVPTWHRDLCRVCENIPIVLCGNKVDVKNRQVKAKQVTFHRKKNLQYYEISAKSNYNFEKPFLYLARKLAGDPNLHFVESPALAPPEVHIDLAAQQQHEAELAAAASQPLPDDDDEAFE
- the LOC103456171 gene encoding BIIDXI-like protein At5g11420, producing the protein MRGVAVLLSVLLFATCHSAFSLIDGYLENGNFELPPKPSDIKGSEVIGRYAIPKWEISGFVEYIKSGQKQGDMLLVVPEGAYAVRLGNEASIKQSIKVTKGLYYSITFSAARTCAQEERLNVSVAPDSGVLPIQTVYSSNGWDSYAWAFQADYETVELVLHNPGVEEDPACGPLIDSVAIRTLYPPRATNKNLLKNAGFEEGPYVFPNTSWGVLIPPNIEDDHSPLPGWMVESLKAVKYIDSDHFSVPEGKRAVELVAGKESAIAQVVRTIPGKTYVLSFSVGDASNSCEGSMIVEAFADKNTVKVPYESKGKGGFKRAVLKFVAASTRTRVMFLSTYYTMRSDDFSSLCGPVVDDVKLLSLRKP